In one window of Primulina tabacum isolate GXHZ01 chromosome 8, ASM2559414v2, whole genome shotgun sequence DNA:
- the LOC142553995 gene encoding strychnine-11-hydroxylase-like has translation MYFLLLVLSFSIIFLFNLFKPKNPKKTGGLPPGPKGLPLIGNLHEFDPVHPHVYFHELAKKYGPLMLMKFGFRHAIVISSAKVAKTALKNNDLALAGRPTLIAFQRFSYNGKDIAFSSYNETWREMRKLSVIHLFSVKQVVSFLPIRKAEVSRMIKDMIKKSDSSELINLSQAAFFLANSIICLAGFGKELDGEAKRRFDAVFKEAQELSVAFFFGDFFPLLGWIDKLTGTSSRLDKNCRDLDVFFQELIDDHLDPNRPESMKGDILDLMIKLKQDQASAVSVEWENIKGILMNVFIAGTDTSASLIVWAMTALIKKPQVMKKAREEVRNIVGAKGVVDEDDIQNLPYLKAIIKEALRLFPPTPLSVPRETIEKCTIDGYEIPAKTTVYVNLHAIGLDPEYWENPTEFNPDRFLNSTIDYKGQDFGLLPFGSGRRGCPGMNFGITTVELALANLLYSFDWELPHGMKEEDVDMEEAAGLASHKKNDLCLVGKCYI, from the exons atgtaTTTTCTACTCCTAGTGCTGTCTTTTTCGATCATCTTTCTGTTCAATCTCTTTAAACCGAAAAATCCCAAGAAAACTGGCGGCCTCCCACCGGGTCCGAAAGGGCTTCCGTTGATCGGGAACCTTCACGAATTCGACCCGGTGCACCCCCATGTCTACTTCCACGAACTCGCGAAAAAGTATGGCCCTCTCATGCTGATGAAATTTGGTTTCCGACACGCGATCGTGATTTCTTCTGCAAAAGTAGCCAAAACAGCTTTAAAAAATAATGACCTAGCACTTGCAGGCAGGCCAACACTCATTGCCTTCCAAAGATTTTCTTACAATGGCAAGGATATTGCTTTCTCTAGTTACAACGAAACTTGGAGGGAAATGAGGAAGCTGAGCGTGATTCATCTGTTTAGTGTGAAACAGGTGGTCTCGTTTCTTCCTATTCGAAAAGCCGAAGTTTCTCGCATGATCAAAGATATGATCAAGAAATCCGATTCGTCTGAGCTGATAAACTTGAGCCAGGCTGCGTTTTTTCTAGCTAATAGCATCATATGTCTGGCCGGATTCGGGAAAGAACTAGATGGAGAGGCTAAAAGAAGGTTCGATGCAGTTTTTAAAGAAGCTCAAGAACTATCAGTAGCTTTCTTTTTTGGTGATTTTTTCCCTTTACTAGGTTGGATCGATAAATTAACTGGGACGAGTTCGAGACTCGACAAGAATTGTAGGGATTTGGATGTTTTTTTCCAAGAACTTATAGACGATCATCTTGATCCAAATCGGCCTGAATCAATGAAAGGGGACATTCTTGATTTGATGATTAAGTTGAAACAAGACCAAGCCTCCGCAGTTTCTGTTGAATGGGAAAATATCAAGGGCATTCTCATG AACGTATTCATTGCTGGAACCGATACAAGTGCATCGTTGATAGTTTGGGCCATGACGGCTCTCATCAAGAAACCCCAAGTGATGAAGAAAGCACGAGAAGAAGTCCGAAATATAGTAGGAGCCAAAGGTGTCGTAGATGAAGATGATATCCAAAATCTCCCTTATCTGAAAGCAATCATCAAAGAAGCACTAAGATTGTTTCCTCCAACTCCACTCTCCGTCCCAAGAGAAACCATAGAAAAGTGCACGATAGATGGGTATGAAATCCCTGCAAAAACCACGGTTTATGTGAACCTTCATGCCATTGGTTTAGATCCCGAATATTGGGAAAACCCTACTGAATTTAATCCCGATCGGTTCTTGAATAGTACAATCGACTACAAAGGGCAGGATTTTGGGTTGCTCCCTTTCGGATCGGGTAGAAGAGGTTGCCCTGGGATGAATTTCGGTATCACAACTGTGGAGCTTGCGCTTGCCAATCTTCTCTACTCATTTGACTGGGAGTTGCCCCATGGAATGAAGGAAGAAGATGTTGACATGGAAGAGGCTGCAGGACTTGCAAGTCACAAGAAAAATGATCTTTGCCTTGTGGGCAAATGCTATATATGA